The Pygocentrus nattereri isolate fPygNat1 chromosome 2, fPygNat1.pri, whole genome shotgun sequence genome has a window encoding:
- the prmt5 gene encoding protein arginine N-methyltransferase 5 — protein MASASTGSRVSCGRDISCVPEVADTLAAVAKHGFDFLCMPLFHPRFRREFELDPAKARPGAQTRSDLLLCGRDWNTLIVGKLSPWIETDSELTTERRNSEAALVQELNFCAYLGLPAFMIPLKGPQCANLARVLLNHIHTGHHSSMFWIRVPLLAPEDTREDLIENEPSNQIDDSNNEEKTWGWWHSFRTLCDYNKRICLAIEIGADIPSDTVIDKWLGEPIKAAILPTSIFLTNKKGFPVLSKAHQRIIFRLFKLEAQFIFTGTNRHSEKDFRSYLQYLEYLNQNRPAPNAYELFAKGYEDYLQSPLQPLMDNLESQTYEVFEKDPIKYSQYQQAVYKCLLDRVPEEQKETNVQVLMVLGAGRGPLVNSSLRAAKQADRKLRVYAVEKNPNAVITLENWKFEEWGDQVTVVSCDMRDWAAPEKADIIVSELLGSFGDNELSPECLDGAQHFLKDDGVSIPCSYTSFLAPLSSSKLYNEVRSCRERDKDPECHFETPYVVRLHNFHQLADPKPCFTFVHPTSDMNNNRYQCLRFTVGCNSVLHGFAGYFETTLYKDVMLSIRPETHSPGMFSWFPILFPLKQPIPLSGSDDVSVRFWRCNNGKKVWYEWAVTEPVCSAIHNPAGRSYTIGL, from the exons TTTTGACTTCCTGTGCATGCCCCTGTTTCATCCACGGTTCCGGAGAGAGTTTGAACTGGATCCTGCTAAGGCCAGACCAGGAGCTCAAACGCGCTCTGACCTGCTGCTCTGTGGTAGAG ACTGGAACACTCTGATTGTGGGAAAGCTTTCTCCATGGATAGAGACGGACTCCGAGCTGACCACTGAGCGCAGGAATTCAGAGGCA GCACTGGTACAGGAGCTGAATTTCTGTGCCTATCTGGGGCTTCCAGCCTTCATGATCCCCCTGAAGGGTCCACAGTGTGCCAACCTGGCCCGAGTTCTGCTCAACCACATCCATACAGGACACCACTCTTCCATG TTCTGGATCCGAGTTCCCCTGCTGGCGCCCGAGGACACTCGTGAAGACCTCATTGAGAATGAGCCCTCGAATCAAATTGATGATAGCAACAATGAAGAGAAGACCTGGGGCTG GTGGCATTCATTCAGAACTCTCTGTGACTACAACAAAAGGATTTGCCTAG CTATCGAGATTGGTGCAGACATTCCTTCCGACACAGTGATTGATAAGTGGCTTGGGGAACCAATCAAAGCTGCCATTCTTCCTACCAGCATTTTTCTGACCAACAAGAAGGGATTTCCAGTCCTCTCAAAAGCCCATCAGAGAATCATATTCCGCCTCTTCAAG CTGGAGGCTCAGTTTATATTCACCGGGACGAATCGCCACAGCGAGAAAGACTTCCGCTCCTACCTGCAGTACCTGGAGTACCTCAACCAGAACCGTCCAGCACCCAACGCTTATGAGCTGTTTGCCAAGGGCTATGAAGACTACCTACAGTCACCATTACAG CCTCTAATGGACAATTTAGAGTCCCAGACGTATGAGGTTTTTGAAAAAGACCCCATTAAGTATTCACAATACCAGCAG gcGGTGTATAAATGCCTGCTAGACAGAGTTCCAGAGGAGCAAAAAGAAACTAATGTACA GGTGCTGATGGTGCTAGGTGCTGGACGCGGTCCTCTGGTCAATTCATCACTGCGTGCCGCCAAACAGGCGGACAGGAAATTGCGCGTGTACGCTGTAGAGAAAAATCCCAATGCTGTTATCAC cctGGAGAACTGGAAATTTGAGGAATGGGGAGATCAGGTGACTGTTGTGTCATGTGACATGCGGGATTGGGCGGCTCCAGAGAAAGCCGACATCATTGTCAGCGAGCTTTTAGGGTCATTTGGAGACAACGAGCTTTCACCTGAATGCCTTGATGGAGCACAGCACTTTCTCAAAG ATGATGGAGTGAGTATTCCCTGCTCCTACACCTCTTTTTTGGCACCCTTGTCCTCATCTAAACTGTATAATGAAGTGCGAAGCTGTCGGGAGCGGGACAAGGATCCGGAGTGTCACTTTGAGACACCGTATGTTGTGAGACTGCACAACTTCCACCAGCTTGCTGACCCCAAACCCTGCTTTACCTTTGTGCACCCCACTTCAG ataTGAACAATAACAGATATCAATGTCTGCGCTTCACTGTTGGCTGTAACTCGGTGCTTCATGGTTTCGCTGGGTATTTCGAGACCACGCTGTACAAAGACGTCATGCTTA GTATTAGGCCGGAGACGCACTCCCCAGGAATGTTTTCCTGGTTCCCCATCCTCTTCCCTCTGAAA CAGCCCATCCCTCTGTCTGGAAGTGATGATGTGAGCGTGAGGTTCTGGAGGTGTAACAATGGGAAGAAGGTGTGGTACGAGTGGGCCGTCACCGAGCCCGTCTGCTCTGCCATCCACAACCCTGCAGGACGGTCCTACACTATTGGCTTATAG